The Bacteroidota bacterium genome contains the following window.
ATGTTGCCTTAGCCGCTGGGACTGACAAATGAATCTGCTCGAGATATGCTGGTCCTGAGAGATTCACAACAACTGCGGTATCGCCTGGGGACACATGGAGATTGAAATTCGTCGGGCTTATCCTTTTGTACCGGTTAGAACTTCCGTATTTTGCAGTTGCAGTCAAATGATCCGCTGCCAGTTCGGGGCTTCCTAGGCGTGGTAATGCTGTCCTCGAAGTATCGACATGCTGCCAGATGGCACAACTCCAATGCCATTCCCCGTGGTGAGTCCATCGAAAATTTCGACGAAAGGGAATTTGCACTTCGCAGACCTCCGCGCCGGAAGAAGCAGTATCGAAAGGCGCTGAAATGAGCCCATGTGGTAGGGTAAAAAAATCTCTGACCGAGCCATGGACGAGCAACGAGTCATCGACCCATAGTTCCATGGTGTCTGTGTTGGGATCTGCCCCGTTGCTGTATACTGCCCACAGACTACGAATGATCCCCGACCCGGTATCGGAAGCTTCGAGCGTGTCGGTGCCGGTCTTGAAAGCTACCAGATTACTTCCGCTGTCCGCCCCACCGAGATCAGCGATCGCAAGCGGGTCGTTGATGCGACGATAAGGATCCAACGTTTGTGCTGAGGCTTGGTACCCTAACGCGAGAAGACCAATAACGAGAAGACAGCAGCGAAGAATCATGTGTGCTTTCAGCAAAATGCAAAAATACGAAGGATAGCCATACTGCCTCAAGGCATAAATTACTGACCATTCCGGGCCTTCAACCCTTCTTCAAAAACCTCGCAATACCCTTGCGGGTGTCCTCGGTCCCACGGGCCAGCGCATTCATCGAGGCCGCATATTCCAGGCCAGCCTCGAGACTCATACCATGCTGCGCGGCGAGGAGGGACTTGGTGAGCGCAATAGCACTTGGGGAGTTCTTCGCGACTTGCAGCGCATACTCTTGCACGGACGCCTCGAGTGTGGCACAGGGCACCACATATTGCGCGAGTCCCAAAGAATACGCATCTTCGGCGGTAATACGTCGCGCTGATAGCAGAAGTTCACGCGCGTGTTGCTCGCCAATCTTACGGACCAAAAACACCGAGACGAGCGCCGGAATGAAGCCAATGGCCGTTTCTGTGTAGCCAAATTGTGAATCATCAGCCGCGAAGATTACATCGCAGACCGTGGCCAGTCCGCAACCGCCGGCAAGAGCCGCGCCATGGACTTGCGCGATGGTGAACTTTGGGAAGGTGTATATCTTCCACAGGAGGTCGCGCAACGCACGCGAGTCCGCGAGATTCTCCTCCGGGCCATTATCGGCAATCTTCTGGAGATACGCGAGATCAGCTCCGGCGCTGAAGGTATTGCCTTGACCTGTCAAGATCACGACGCGGACGTCCGGGTCGCTGGCAAGTTCGTCGAACGCCTGCGACAGCTCGCGCATAAGCTCCGGCGAGAGCGCATTGCGCTTCGTCTCACGTGTCATGGTGATGGTGGCGAGGGGATGGCTCCGGGTAATTGTGAGTAGTTCAGACATGATGGGTATCAGACGTGCCCGAAGTTATTAGAGTTCTCGATACCACAAGAACTGAATCTCATCAGGCAATGTGGGATATGCCCCAGGGTGAACAGAGCGAAGTCTGCAGCCCATCCGCTGGTAGAAATTGCATGCAGCGACGTTGATGTCTTGCGTCTCTACTTTAATCTCGCGGCAGCCGTGAGTGAGCGACCAGTTCAGCGCTTCGACAAAGAGAGTCGAGCCAACCCCACGGCGTCGGTAGCCCGGATCGACGCGAATATCCCACATCACAGAGAGGTCGGAGCGTCCTTCGAGCATGTCAACTCCGATAGTGTCGAAGGCGATAATGGCGCCGCCAACTCGCTTCGCTCCATCGGATGCAGAAATCATGACCCAATTTGAAAGATCGAATCGAGAAGCCCAATCGCGGGGATCTTCGTCGTTATCATAGTCCTTCAAATAGGGTTGCGCTATGGGCTGTTCGACCAACACCCAACTCGGTGTCTCGCCGGAAGTCGGCCGGGGAATGTACCTAGACTCGACTCGGAAGGCCATCGGGACTAAGCAATACTCCTCTATACTCTTGGCGGTTGCGGCCTGCGTTTGGACGACAATCATTGTTTCCGATCAATCGCCGCCGTGCGCGATGAAGTTGATCTCGATTGCAGCAAAGACAGCGAACGCAACACTGATCCAGATCAGCCGTCCACGTTTGGAGGGCAACAGTTGAGTGACTACCGACCCGATCAGCGCGCCGAGCGTGATCTTGAACATATCATCCCGCGAAGTTCGTCACTTCCTCGATCAGTGTGGCGACAATATCTTCTTCCTTGATGCGGCGAATCATCACGCCCTTGCGGTAGAGAATGCCGACACCCTTGCCGGCGGCAATACCGATGTCCGCTTCCGAGGCTTCGCCGGGACCGTTCACGACGCATCCCAGCAGCGCGACCTTCACCGGCTTCTTGATGTGCGCGACCGCCGCCTCCAACTCGCGTGTTACTTTGAACAAATCGATCTCCAGACGCCCGCAGGTGGGGCAGGCGATGATCTCGACATTGCGCGAGGCAAGGCCAAGCGTGCGAAGAATTTCTTTTCCAGTCTCGATTTCCTTCTCCGGTTCGTCGGTAAGCGAAACGCGGATCGTATCGCCGATCCCCTCGGCGAGCATCGTGCCGATACCCACGGCAGACTTGATCGATCCCACGCGAGTCGTGCCCGCTTCAGTCACGCCAAGATGCAGCGGGTAATCGGTGCGCGCCGCAACTAACCGATACGCCTCGATCATGAGCCGCACATCCGTGGATTTTACACTGATGATGACATCCTGGAAGTCAAAGTCCTCGCAAATCTTTACATGCCGCATGGCTGACTCGTAGAGCGCCTCGGCAGTTGGGTACCCATGCTTATCGAGAATGTCTTTTTCGAGCGAGCCCGAGTTCACGCCGATCCGAATCGGAATGCGCTTCTCTTTGGCTTTGCCCAAAACCTCGTGGATGCGTTCGATCTTGCCGATGTTGCCCGGATTCAGCCGCACCTTTGCGACATTGCCTTCGATCGCTTTGAGCGCAAAGACGTGGTTGAAATGGATGTCGGCAACCACGGGAATATTCGATTGCCGGACGATCTCGCCGATCGCTTCAGCGGCTTCCCAATCGTTAACCGTGACGCGTGCAATGTCGCAGCCGGCTTCCTCCATACGTTTGATCTGGGCGACCGTCGCATCAATATCGCCGGTCTTGGTCTTCGTCATAGACTGCACCGAAATGGGTGCGCCATCGCCAACCGGGATCGAGCCGATCATCACGAGGCGAGACTTTCGGCGTGCCTGATGTGGGTCTTCGGAGTGCCCGTTCCGTTGCGAAACAATGGGAAGGATATCTTCCATGCTGTATAAGTTGAACTCGTACTTTTGTCTTCTATTTCCGCTCTTCCATTCTTCGCGATGCTTCGAAGAGGATGTCGCGCTCCTCGGTCGTTAGATTCTGGTAACCGGTGGCAGCGATCTTGTCGAGAATGCGGTCGATCTCTTCTTGGGTGATCGTCCGCGCTTT
Protein-coding sequences here:
- a CDS encoding enoyl-CoA hydratase-related protein: MSELLTITRSHPLATITMTRETKRNALSPELMRELSQAFDELASDPDVRVVILTGQGNTFSAGADLAYLQKIADNGPEENLADSRALRDLLWKIYTFPKFTIAQVHGAALAGGCGLATVCDVIFAADDSQFGYTETAIGFIPALVSVFLVRKIGEQHARELLLSARRITAEDAYSLGLAQYVVPCATLEASVQEYALQVAKNSPSAIALTKSLLAAQHGMSLEAGLEYAASMNALARGTEDTRKGIARFLKKG
- a CDS encoding GNAT family N-acetyltransferase; translation: MIVVQTQAATAKSIEEYCLVPMAFRVESRYIPRPTSGETPSWVLVEQPIAQPYLKDYDNDEDPRDWASRFDLSNWVMISASDGAKRVGGAIIAFDTIGVDMLEGRSDLSVMWDIRVDPGYRRRGVGSTLFVEALNWSLTHGCREIKVETQDINVAACNFYQRMGCRLRSVHPGAYPTLPDEIQFLWYREL
- the ispG gene encoding flavodoxin-dependent (E)-4-hydroxy-3-methylbut-2-enyl-diphosphate synthase, with the protein product MEDILPIVSQRNGHSEDPHQARRKSRLVMIGSIPVGDGAPISVQSMTKTKTGDIDATVAQIKRMEEAGCDIARVTVNDWEAAEAIGEIVRQSNIPVVADIHFNHVFALKAIEGNVAKVRLNPGNIGKIERIHEVLGKAKEKRIPIRIGVNSGSLEKDILDKHGYPTAEALYESAMRHVKICEDFDFQDVIISVKSTDVRLMIEAYRLVAARTDYPLHLGVTEAGTTRVGSIKSAVGIGTMLAEGIGDTIRVSLTDEPEKEIETGKEILRTLGLASRNVEIIACPTCGRLEIDLFKVTRELEAAVAHIKKPVKVALLGCVVNGPGEASEADIGIAAGKGVGILYRKGVMIRRIKEEDIVATLIEEVTNFAG